Proteins from a genomic interval of Denticeps clupeoides chromosome 20, fDenClu1.1, whole genome shotgun sequence:
- the LOC114770011 gene encoding induced myeloid leukemia cell differentiation protein Mcl-1 homolog, translating into MSLSAMKRPAGSVIGLLCSHFAVPCAVADNKGDPGDELDEADSFALKPERRDMGLDSGFQSSDDDASLPASPDGPPRTILDRDRDALELETRQLVGDFYRIYVGGKPADTRPHNALPTMRKVVDEVLRKHQISFKSMVQKLVLQSQNEKMAFVTAVAKNIFKDGTTNWGRIASLVAFGAVVCRELKAIDREDCVETVTTQICTYLATEQREWFVNNSGWVGFVDFFHVEDPETVVWNTLIAVAGFAGLGAGLALMIR; encoded by the exons ATGAGCCTGAGCGCCATGAAGCGTCCGGCGGGCAGCGTGATCGGCCTGCTCTGCTCGCACTTCGCGGTTCCATGCGCGGTCGCGGACAACAAAGGGGACCCCGGGGACGAGCTGGACGAGGCGGACTCTTTCGCGCTGAAGCCCGAGCGCCGGGACATGGGCCTGGACAGCGGCTTCCAGAGCTCCGACGACGACGCGTCCCTGCCCGCGTCCCCCGACGGGCCGCCGCGCACGATCCTGGACCGCGACCGCGACGCCCTGGAGCTCGAGACCAGGCAGCTCGTCGGCGACTTCTACCGGATCTACGTCGGAGGGAAGCCCGCCGACACGCGTCCGCACAACGCGCTGCCGACCATGAGGAAAGTCGTGGACGAGGTGCTGCGGAAGCACCAGATATCTTTCAAAA GTATGGTCCAGAAATTGGTGCTGCAGTCTCAGAACGAGAAGATGGCCTTTGTTACGGCAGTCGCCAAGAACATATTTAAAGATGGAACCACCAACTGGGGCCGCATCGCCAGCCTGGTGGCATTTGGGGCCGTGGTCTGCCGAGAACTGAAGGCGATTGACAGGGAGGACTGTGTGGAGACCGTGACTACGCAGATCTGCACGTACCTCGCCACCGAACAAAGGGAGTGGTTCGTCAATAACAGCGGCTGG GTTGGCTTTGTGGACTTCTTTCACGTGGAGGATCCAGAGACTGTAGTCTGGAACACCTTGATTGCAGTAGCAGGCTTCGCGGGGCTGGGAGCTGGCCTGGCGCTCATGATCAGATGA
- the ensab gene encoding endosulfine alpha b has product MSSENRESEAQLESGEEKQDSQEKDSNPVKTEEAKLKAKYPNLGQKPGGSDFLMKRLQKGQKYFDSGDYNMAKAKMKNKQLPVAGPDKNLVTGDHIPTPQDLPQRKSSLVTSKLAG; this is encoded by the exons ATGTCGTCAGAGAACCGGGAGTCCGAGGCGCAGCTGGAGTCCGGGGAGGAGAAACAG GACTCCCAGGAGAAAGACTCCAACCCGGTTAAGACAGAGGAAGCCAAGCTgaaagccaaataccccaacctGGGGCAAAAGCCGGGGGGTTCGGACTTCCTTATGAAGCGGCTACAGAAAGGG CAAAAGTACTTTGACTCAGGCGATTACAACATGGCCAAGGCCAAGATGAAGAACAAGCAGCTGCCAGTCGCGGGTCCCGACAAGAACCTGGTGACGGGAGACCACATCCCCACCCCACAGGACCTGCCCCAGAGGAAGTCCTCCCTGGTCACCAGCAAGCTGGCAGGCTAG
- the LOC114770599 gene encoding zona pellucida sperm-binding protein 1-like — protein MTRDLSAASAVLTLLTLQALLCVAGRVRTQRSAGGGYSVGRAVVQVGGFSEEGLLFEDDPAPSFGVVCTGSGVQVWLPDRPLDQIELIGPESHASILELSKSLGYEVTKDGGHNILTVSFPSCYVTLEGSQHTLQFQYGTDGSQVDVTTVSCPVDSSSLVQADSPLNPKPVSCQKSTVPPPPPPPTTPPPTTPPPPPPTTPPPPPPTTRAPPPPPPTPPVTVAQAPPVVTPCPETTPAPTGCSIPPEQQVPCSSDLSAADCADQGFCVDPTTQKCFYPMDACTADKNFVFTINQNITTLPLDLSSLMVVGPSRCRPVIVRSDFVIFKFPLTACGARSYEVGDFVVYMAEIQPQIKALRLNYGTICRDNPFRVIVECRYQKAMIQSDVTGGVMASVGYMVAGPAVPAPVAANGRFGVQLLIAEDQTFTTFLPQSKLPLRMLLGKPLYLQLQVISPKPAVVLLVNYCVAYTRSAKSALVLLYEGCPNALDSSTTSVLFMSDLPQNRHQRRFVVNTFQFMNVTAAQYLNEEIYFMCSTEICMPGQKVCAETCFDKPAAVA, from the exons ATGACGCGCGACCTGTCTGCGGCTTCGGCGGTGCTGACGCTCCTGACGCTCCAGGCGCTCCTGTGCGTCGCCGGACGGGTTCGCACGCAGCGTTCGGCCGGGGGCGGGTATTCCGTGGGCCGCGCCGTGGTTCAGGTCGGCGGCTTCTCTGAGGAAGGGCTGCTGTTCGAAGATGACCCTGCGCCGAGCTTTGGTGTCGTTTGCACTGGAAGTGGGGTCCAGGTTTGGCTTCCTGACAGGCCTTTGGATCAAATTGAGCTCATAG GTCCAGAAAGCCATGCCTCTATTCTTGAGCTTTCCAAATCACTGGGCTATGAAGTGACAAAAGACGGCGGTCATAATATCCTGACCGTGAGCTTTCCGAGCTGTTATGTCACTTTAGAG GGGAGTCAGCACACACTCCAATTCCAGTATGGGACTGACGGCAGCCAGGTGGACGTCACCACCGTGTCCTGTCCTGTAGACTCTTCCAGCCTGGTTCAGGCTGACAGCCCATTGAACCCCAAACCTGTGTCCTGCCAAAAAAGCACAgtgccccctcctcctccccctccgaCGACGCCCCCTCCGACGacgccccctcctccccctccgacaacgccccctcctccccctccgACGACGCgagcccctcctcctcccccgccGACGCCTCCTGTCACTGTCGCTCAGGCGCCCCCCGTCGTGACCCCTTGTCCCGAGACTACACCCGCTCCAacag GCTGCAGCATCCCACCGGAGCAACAGGTTCCGTGTTCGTCCGACCTCTCTGCTGCAGACTGTGCGGATCAGGGCTTTTGTGTGGACCCCACCACACAAAAGTGCTTCTATCCCATGGATG CATGCACGGCTGACAAGAACTTTGTGTTCACCATTAACCAAAACATCACCACTCTGCCACTCGACCTAAGTTCGTTGATGGTCGTCGGACCAAGCCGCTGCAGACCAGTCATAGTCAGGAGCGACTTTGTCATCTTCAAGTTCCCGCTCACCGCCTGCGGGGCCCGTTCTTAT GAAGTTGGAGACTTCGTAGTGTACATGGCTGAAATCCAGCCGCAGATTAAAGCGCTGCGCCTGAACTACGGCACCATATGCAGAGACAATCCGTTCAG GGTGATTGTTGAGTGTCGTTACCAAAAGGCCATGATTCAGTCCGATGTGACTGGAGGCGTGATGGCCAGTGTGGGGTACATGGTTGCCGGGCCCGCAGTCCCAGCCCCGGTCGCGGCGAATGGGCGATTTGGTGTGCAGCTGCTCATCGCtgaag ACCAGACGTTCACCACGTTCCTGCCCCAGTCCAAGCTGCCCTTGCGGATGCTGCTCGGGAAGCCACTTTACCTTCAGCTGCAAGTGATCTCGCCAAAACCTGCGGTGGTGCTGCTGGTTAATTACTGTGTGGCCTACACCCGCTCGGCCAAGAGCGCCCTGGTGCTGCTGTACGAAGG ATGTCCCAACGCGCTGGACTCGAGCACCACTTCAGTCCTGTTCATGAGCGACCTGCCGCAGAATCGCCACCAGCGGCGGTTCGTGGTGAACACGTTTCAGTTCATGAACGTGACCGCCGCTCAGTACCTGAACGAGGAG ATCTACTTCATGTGCTCAACCGAGATCTGCATGCCGGGGCAGAAGGTCTGTGCAGAGACTTGCTTCGATAAGCCG GCGGCTGTAGCTTGA